One genomic window of Cannabis sativa cultivar Pink pepper isolate KNU-18-1 chromosome 2, ASM2916894v1, whole genome shotgun sequence includes the following:
- the LOC115719805 gene encoding uncharacterized protein LOC115719805, producing the protein MASSSHAVDDLGVQWADLQVEDEEGGGLLFDQEESLVDDFDGRWCLVGKLLADRPADFDSLRNVMASLWRPGKGMYVKELETNKYLFQFFHEVDIGRVLEGTPWTFNKNPLIVERLKEGENPRNKALNTMEMWVQVYNLEVGFRSDRVLQGVGAYIGQYVSSCPKNFAGIWRDYFRVRVLINVEKPLKRRMRIYKNKVEWFWANFKYERVPTFCFICGIIGHSERFCHRLFEESANTIAKPYGMFMKAPDRRQSKQIGARWLRDNMGQPLEGAAGQSSTVGKDERTLNVDHYSGDSMLMEGVIGGVNGGRSFGVNTNSGNSTINVDNNDGRELHGEEGINKGIENGDIVIIDLKRRRVNEGEVIGQSSEENVGLKLNGREGDVELFQEGTNMESGIFANGVNGNDNGSLQMEKPSGGDGSLSKKADTYVGIFPKNDYLAGTQFGARQSL; encoded by the coding sequence ATGGCGTCTAGCAGTCATGCTGTTGATGATTTGGGAGTGCAGTGGGCCGATCTACAGGTCGAAGATGAAGAGGGAGGAGGCTTACTGTTTGATCAAGAAGAGAGTTTGGTGGATGATTTTGATGGAAGATGGTGTTTGGTGGGCAAGTTATTGGCGGATAGACCGGCAGATTTTGATTCTTTAAGAAATGTTATGGCATCGCTGTGGAGGCCAGGGAAAGGTATGTATGTCAAGGAATTGGAAACTAATAAATATCTATTCCAATTCTTCCATGAAGTGGATATTGGTAGAGTTCTTGAGGGTACCCCATGGACGTTCAATAAGAATCCTTTGATTGTTGAACGATTGAAGGAAGGTGAGAACCCGAGGAACAAGGCGTTGAATACGATGGAGATGTGGGTTCAAGTTTATAATCTGGAAGTGGGATTCCGATCGGATAGAGTCTTGCAAGGGGTGGGTGCTTATATTGGGCAATATGTTTCCTCCTGTCCAAAGAATTTTGCCGGTATTTGGCGAGATTACTTCCGTGTTCGGGTGTTGATTAACGTGGAGAAGCCTCTCAAACGAAGAATGCGGATTTACAAGAACAAGGTGGAGTGGTTCTGGGCTAACTTCAAATATGAAAGAGTCCCAACGTTTTGTTTTATTTGCGGTATTATCGGACATTCCGAACGTTTCTGTCATCGGTTGTTTGAGGAATCAGCAAACACCATTGCCAAACCTTACGGTATGTTCATGAAAGCGCCTGACCGGAGACAATCTAAACAAATCGGGGCTCGATGGCTGCGAGATAATATGGGACAGCCACTAGAGGGGGCTGCTGGACAGAGCTCGACGGTGGGAAAGGATGAAAGGACATTGAATGTTGATCATTATTCGGGGGATTCGATGTTGATGGAGGGAGTGATTGGTGGAGTAAATGGTGGAAGATCTTTTGGTGTTAATACCAATTCTGGTAATAGCACAATTAACGTGGACAATAATGATGGGAGGGAGTTGCATGGGGAAGAAGGAATAAATAAGGGAATTGAAAATGGGGATATTGTCATTATAGATCTAAAGAGGAGACGTGTGAATGAGGGAGAGGTGATTGGTCAATCAAGTGAGGAAAATGTGGGGCTGAAGTTGAATGGGAGGGAAGGGGACGTGGAGCTATTTCAGGAAGGTACTAATAtggaaagtggcatttttgcAAATGGGGTTAATGGAAATGATAATGGGTCATTACAAATGGAAAAGCCCAGTGGGGGAGATGGTTCTTTAAGCAAAAAAGCTGACACTTATGTTGGTATTTTTCCAAAAAACGATTATTTGGCGGGTACTCAGTTTGGGGCCCGCCAATCGTTATGA
- the LOC115719802 gene encoding uncharacterized protein LOC115719802, whose translation MSLLSWNCRGLGNPRVVQFLKEIVFQKRPTIIFLCETICKSDRVNYVKRLLGFEGCYVVEARGHSGGLAMLWKKEDEGKLLSFSNNHIDLEVKMDGYPTFRATGFYGEPQRSLRGNSWRLIRDLLGESTLPWCLFGDLNNTLNHGDKRGGRPYPNWLLTGFQDVVTECHLIDMDLRGYPFTWEKGKGTENWVEVRLDRALISQEWQGLFPSASLHNLEVSVSDHCPIWIDLAVSKHVPIQKKFRFENAWSREPMCRMIVQANWDMEPHESLDKKLSSCSTALGAWGKDITGNFNYKINRCNKILKRLKGRRDSESISKYKETQSQLFEVLSKKEVYWRQRSKQLWLQAGDQNTKYFHSCASNRKRTNQIVCLKNDDGTWVDWDSGLRDVMAKYYMELFSTSNPNWQRVIDCVRGIVSEDQNRDMLLPVEEHEVRKALFQMHPDKSPGPDGFNPGFYQKHWDIVGKDVTSMVQHFFSVGEFPDHLIHTNIVLIPKKTHPESMSDLRPIALCNVLYKIASKVLANRLKGCLPSVISETQSAFLPGRLITDNILVSYEIMHYLKRKQKGKQGFMALKLDMSKAYDRIEWGFLEAMLRKLGFQEHCFSALLNDYERRGRIRGCRVARGAPLVSHMLFADDSYIYCQATEEGARNVMELLQCFQEASGQQVNHQKSTIFFSPNTTQNVKDTICSLMGIAEAGENSFYLGLPNTLGRNKTSLLGFLKDKMRKRIQSWEGKFLSKAGKELLIKSVAQSLPSYAMNVFLLPVETCQEMEQLMCKFWWQASTRNNKGIHWKSWEKLTVHKSKGGMGFRNLRDFNLSLLSKQGWRLLSQPDSLVSRIFKARYYRSGSFLSADLGCNPSFVWRSIMEAQEMVRSGVRCRIGDGSTVNILLDPWLPDQGDPRVSSSHPALVNQTVNVLMTTEDVAWDVDLVRDLFNDRDANLILSIPLSLSRRADEWFWCWEKTGHFSVKSTYKQLQLSKDGVSQQSNSAIWKGIWKLHVPPKVKDLVWRAASDCLPTKTRLRSKHVQVDYSCPKCVLHAETPYHCLVECPFANSCWELAGLRKTTPAVTSFAGWLEAMFLQLDKDQLADVAVLCWAVWKTRNDLVWSDTVTTAAAVVFLAKNTLSNWCNAQDRMLVPTAAYLTEKDGHSAWSRPGANTIKVNIDAAIFDSNGTYSFVCVARDANGHFVEAITRCRAGIVTPELAEAMGVREALSWIKQRDWQEAIVETDCLSVVQAIRSDLPLLSYFGSIVSDCKMFLEQLRGVSVIFIRRSANRVAHALARASYFVADRTLLSNEVSTDLLLVIMNDCI comes from the exons ATGAGTTTACTAAGTTGGAATTGCCGAGGGCTTGGGAACCCGAGGGTGGTTCAATTCCTTAAGGAAATTGTTTTCCAAAAGAGACccacaattatttttctttgtgaGACTATTTGTAAAAGTGACAGAGTTAATTATGTTAAAAGATTGTTGGGCTTTGAGGGTTGTTATGTGGTGGAGGCCCGTGGTCATAGTGGTGGGCTTGCTATGTTATGGAAGAAAGAAGATGAAGGAAAGTTGCTAAGCTTTAGCAATAACCATATTGATTTGGAGGTGAAAATGGATGGTTATCCTACATTTCGAGCTACAGGTTTTTATGGTGAGCCTCAAAGAAGCTTGCGAGGTAACTCGTGGAGATTAATCAGAGATCTTTTAGGTGAGTCAACTCTTCCTTGGTGCTTGTTTGGTGATTTAAATAACACGCTAAACCATGGTGATAAAAGGGGAGGGAGACCATATCCGAACTGGCTCCTCACGGGCTTTCAAGATGTGGTTACTGAGTGTCATCTTATTGACATGGATTTGAGGGGCTATCCGTTCACTTGGGAGAAAGGGAAGGGTACTGAAAATTGGGTTGAAGTTCGACTGGATCGGGCTTTAATTTCTCAAGAATGGCAAGGGTTGTTTCCTTCGGCTTCACTACATAATTTGGAGGTCTCGGTTTCGGATCATTGTCCTATTTGGATTGACCTTGCTGTAAGTAAACATGTCCCAATTCAAAAGAAGTTCCGGTTCGAAAATGCATGGTCTCGGGAGCCTATGTGTCGTATGATTGTTCAAGCTAATTGGGATATGGAGCCGCATGAGTCTTTGGATAAGAAATTGAGCTCTTGTAGCACGGCTCTGGGTGCTTGGGGAAAAGATATCACGGGAAATTTCAATTACAAGATCAACCGGTGCAATAAAATTCTCAAGAGACTAAAGGGTAGAAGAGATTCAGAGTCCATTTCAAAGTACAAAGAGACACAATCTCAACTCTTCGAAGTCCTCTCTAAGAAGGAAGTTTATTGGAGGCAAAGGTCGAAACAGTTGTGGCTACAAGCTGGGGATCAAAACACCAAATATTTTCACTCATGTGCAAGTAATAGGAAGCGTACCAATCAAATTGTGTGCTTAAAGAATGATGATGGCACTTGGGTCGATTGGGATAGTGGTCTTCGAGATGTGATGGCAAAGTACTACATGGAGCTATTTTCTACTTCAAATCCGAATTGGCAGCGTGTCATTGATTGTGTTCGTGGTATTGTTTCGGAAGACCAGAACAGGGATATGTTACTTCCTGTTGAGGAGCATGAAGTGAGGAAAGCCCTTTTTCAAATGCATCCAGATAAATCTCCAGGTCCGGATGGTTTCAACCCCGGGTTTTACCAGAAGCATTGGGATATTGTGGGAAAGGATGTCACAAGTATGGTCCAACACTTCTTCAGTGTCGGTGAGTTTCCTGATCACTTAATCCATACTAATATTGTTTTAATCCCGAAAAAGACTCACCCTGAAAGCATGAGTGATTTGCGTCCTATTGCTTTATGTAATGTTCTCTATAAGATTGCGTCAAAAGTTTTGGCAAATAGATTGAAGGGATGTCTCCCAAGTGTTATTTCTGAGACTCAGAGCGCTTTCTTACCAGGACGCCTTATTACTGACAATATTTTGGTTTCGTATGAGATTATGCATTATCTTAAGCGAAAGCAAAAAGGTAAGCAAGGTTTCATGGCTTTGAAATTGGACATGAGCAAGGCGTATGATAGGATTGAGTGGGGTTTTTTGGAAGCTATGTTGAGAAAGTTGGGATTTCAGGAACATT GTTTCTCGGCATTGTTGAATGATTATGAGAGAAGAGGCAGAATCCGAGGCTGTAGAGTTGCAAGGGGGGCTCCTTTGGTGTCTCATATGTTATTTGCAGACGATAGTTATATCTATTGTCAAGCGACAGAGGAGGGTGCTAGAAATGTGATGGAACTCTTACAATGTTTTCAAGAAGCCTCGGGTCAGCAAGTCAATCATCAGAAGTCCACTATTTTCTTCAGTCCAAATACAACCCAGAATGTCAAGGATACAATTTGTTCTTTGATGGGAATCGCTGAAGCTGGGGAGAATAGTTTTTATTTGGGCCTTCCAAACACTTTGGGCCGCAACAAGACTTCATTGCTTGGTTTCTTGAAGGATAAAATGAGAAAAAGAATTCAAAGTTGGGAAGGAAAATTTTTGTCTAAAGCTGgaaaagagttactaattaaaAGTGTGGCTCAATCCTTACCAAGCTATGCCATGAATGTTTTCCTTTTACCTGTGGAAACTTGTCAGGAAATGGAGCAACTAATGTGCAAATTCTGGTGGCAAGCTTCAACAAGGAATAATAAAGGGATACATTGGAAGAGTTGGGAGAAGTTAACAGTTCATAAGTCTAAGGGCGGAATGGGTTTTAGGAACCTGCGAGATTTTAACTTGAGCCTTTTAAGCAAACAAGGTTGGCGTTTGTTAAGTCAGCCTGATTCCTTGGTGAGCCGCATTTTCAAAGCCCGTTATTACAGAAGTGGTAGCTTTCTATCTGCTGATTTGGGGTGTAATCCGAGCTTTGTGTGGCGTAGCATTATGGAAGCTCAGGAGATGGTTCGAAGTGGGGTCAGGTGTCGTATTGGGGATGGTTCAACTGTTAACATTCTATTGGACCCGTGGCTGCCTGACCAAGGCGATCCGAGAGTCTCCTCCTCTCATCCGGCGTTAGTAAATCAAACTGTAAATGTGTTAATGACTACTGAAGATGTTGCCTGGGATGTCGACTTGGTTCGTGATTTGTTTAATGACAGGGACGCTAATTTAATCCTTAGTATTCCCTTATCTTTAAGTCGAAGAGCTGATGAATGGTTTTGGTGTTGGGAAAAAACTGGGCATTTTTCagttaaatcaacatataagCAGTTACAATTGTCTAAGGATGGGGTGTCTCAACAGAGTAATTCTGCAATTTGGAAGGGTATTTGGAAGTTGCATGTTCCTCCTAAAGTCAAAGATCTAGTTTGGCGTGCGGCTTCGGATTGTCTTCCCACTAAAACACGGTTGCGGTCTAAACATGTTCAAGTTGATTATAGCTGTCCAAAATGTGTGCTTCATGCCGAAACTCCTTACCACTGTTTGGTTGAATGTCCGTTCGCTAATAGTTGTTGGGAGCTTGCTGGTTTGAGGAAAACTACCCCAGCCGTGACCTCTTTTGCAGGTTGGTTGGAAGCCATGTTCCTGCAGCTAGATAAAGATCAATTAGCGGATGTTGCAGTGTTGTGTTGGGCTGTTTGGAAGACCAGGAATGATCTGGTGTGGTCAGACACGGTAACAACAGCAGCTGCTGTTGTATTTCTGGCCAAGAATACTCTCTCCAACTGGTGCAATGCTCAAGACCGAATGCTGGTGCCTACAGCAGCTTATCTCACAGAAAAAGATGGGCATTCGGCTTGGTCCAGGCCTGGTGCAAACACTATTAAAGTCAATATTGATGCTGCAATTTTTGACAGCAATGGCACTTATAGCTTTGTTTGTGTGGCTAGAGATGCAAATGGTCACTTTGTTGAGGCTATTACAAGGTGTCGGGCAGGGATTGTAACTCCTGAATTGGCGGAGGCAATGGGGGTTCGGGAGGCCTTAAGTTGGATAAAACAACGAGATTGGCAAGAGGCGATTGTTGAAACGGATTGTTTATCTGTGGTTCAAGCAATTAGGAGTGATCTTCCTTTATTGTCATATTTTGGGAGTATTGTTTCTGATTGTAAAATGTTTTTAGAACAATTGAGGGGTGtttctgttatttttattagaCGGTCTGCAAATAGAGTTGCTCATGCGTTAGCTCGAGCTTCCTATTTTGTCGCTGATCGTACTCTTTTGAGCAATGAGGTGTCTACCGATTTGCTTCTTGTAATCATGAATGATTGCATTTAA
- the LOC115721416 gene encoding SUN domain-containing protein 4 isoform X1, which yields MQKSRKALLGRRRALEDTITRSSHLYKVSLSLVVVLWGLPFLLSLWISHGDGHKVSDKTVKSSIDISTLEEAERLQSGESSSPAGEHPPVESSNSIPFCEAPCVNDDASSNKVNGSNDHEGCKDDVSTQGSISNELVAGQQPVADKSSAGTKSENDISKTDRLSHVVPLGLDEFKSKQYSTKSKPGIDQSGGIKHRVEPGGKEYNYASASKGAKVLAFNKEAKGASNILGRDKDKYLRNPCSAEDKYVDIELSEETLVDTIEIANFEHYSSNLKDFELRGSLVYPSDKWVKLGNFTAGNVKLAQRFVLQEPKWVRYLKVNLLSHYGSEFYCTLSTIEVYGVDAVERMLEDLISAQGTKSMSEGAKGDQKPVSSQPEPLEGHDTNQKTAKETGSQTTTGSSIENLEISKNDVPDPIEEVRHQQVGRMPGDTVLKILMQKVRSLDVNLSVLERYLEELTSKYGNFFKEIDKDIGEKDILLEKIRTEITNLLENHRTLATEVDDLNSWKSIVSLQMDNLARDNAILRYEVEKVREKQISIDDKNIVIFLLCLIFSLLAVVKLFVDMAGSVYKALSADRLNDSRKFCWMSSSWIFLLLSCILTLFILSL from the exons ATGCAGAAGTCTCGTAAAGCTCTTCTGGGAAGAAGAAGGGCTTTAGAGGACACCATCACCAGAAGCAGTCATTTGTATAAAGTCTCTTTGTCTTTGGTTGTTGTTTTATGGGGCCTTCCATTCCTATTGAGCTTATGGATAAGTCACGGCGATGGACACAAAG TTTCAGATAAAACTGTGAAATCCTCGATTGACATATCGACATTGGAGGAAGCTGAAAGACTGCAAAGTGGAGAAAGTTCCAGTCCTGCTGGTGAACATCCCCCAGTGGAAAGCTCTAACTCTATCCCTTTCTGTGAGGCTCCATGCGTAAATGATGACGCTTCAAGTAATAAAGTAAATGGATCAAATGATCACGAAGGATGTAAAGATGATGTATCGACTCAGGGAAGTATAAGTAATGAGTTAGTTGCTGGACAGCAACCTGTGGCGGATAAGTCCAGTGCAGGCACGAAATCTGAAAATGATATTTCGAAGACAGATCGCCTATCTCATGTTGTGCCACTTGGTCTTGATGAATTTAAGAGTAAACAATATAGTACCAAAAGTAAACCTGGAATTGATCAGAGTGGAGGTATTAAGCATAGAGTTGAGCCTGGAGGGAAGGAATACAACTATGCATCAGCATCGAAAGGAGCTAAGGTCTTGGCTTTCAACAAGGAAGCCAAAGGTGCCTCAAATATCTTAGGCAGAGACAAAGACAAGTACCTTCGAAATCCATGTTCAGCTGAAGACAAATATGTTGATATAGAGCTTTCGGAAGAGACTTTAGTTGACACAATAGAGATAGCTAATTTTGAACATTACTCATCGAATTTGAAGGACTTTGAACTGCGTGGCAGTTTGGTTTATCCATCAGATAAATGGGTTAAACTAGGAAACTTCACTGCTGGTAATGTTAAGCTAGCACAGAGATTTGTTCTTCAGGAACCGAAATGGGTGAGATATCTAAAGGTGAATCTTCTAAGCCACTATGGCTCTGAGTTCTATTGTACACTGAGTACTATTGAAGTTTATGGTGTAGATGCTGTTGAAAGAATGCTTGAAGACTTGATATCTGCTCAAGGTACTAAGTCCATGTCGGAAGGAGCAAAAGGTGACCAGAAACCTGTTTCATCCCAGCCAGAGCCCCTTGAGGGTCATGATACTAATCAAAAAACTGCCAAAGAAACAGGATCTCAAACTACAACTGGAAGCTCGATCGAGAACCTAGAAATTTCTAAGAATGATGTGCCTGATCCTATTGAAGAAGTGCGTCATCAACAAGTTGGAAGGATGCCCGGGGACACAGTTCTCAAAATTCTTATGCAGAAAGTCCGTTCCCTGGATGTAAATTTATCTGTATTGGAACGATACTTGGAGGAATTAACTTCAAAATATGGCAACTTTTTCAAAGAAATCGACAAAGATATAGGAGAGAAGGACATACTTTTAGAGAAGATCAGAACAGAAATAACCAATCTCCTTGAGAATCACAGGACCTTG GCTACAGAAGTTGATGATCTTAATTCTTGGAAGTCCATTGTCTCCTTACAAATGGATAATTTAGCCAGGGACAATGCCATTCTCAG ATACGAGGTAGAGAAGGTGCGGGAGAAGCAGATATCGATAGATGATAAGAATATTGTGATAtttcttttatgtttaattttttcattgttggcagTTGTTAAGCTTTTCGTAGATATGGCGGGTAGTGTTTATAAGGCGTTGAGCGCTGACAGATTAAACGATTCCAGGAAATTTTGTTGGATGAGTTCTTCCTGGATTTTCTTACTATTGAGTTGCATCCTTACCTTGTTCATTCTCTCATTGTAA
- the LOC115721417 gene encoding urease accessory protein F, protein MEIDTESENPNNGFDYSNSAALQWSQWQLLDSILPTGGFAHSLGLEAAIQTHLVSTPQHLETFISHLLDNTGSLLLPYVYSAAISPDGQTWHKLDKMLDATLTNQVGRKASTAQGSALMRVAASVYSETQPCLKIMRDASLCSASGKVLVCFHHAPIFGLVCGVLGMDSTTAQRAYMYTTLRDVISAATRLNLVGPLAAAVLQHRMAKVAEALVLKWMNRSVEDSCQIAPLLDTVQGCHPYLFSRLFCS, encoded by the coding sequence ATGGAAATAGACACGGAGAGCGAAAACCCCAATAATGGTTTTGATTACTCAAACTCGGCTGCTTTGCAATGGAGTCAATGGCAGCTATTAGATTCCATTCTCCCAACTGGTGGATTTGCTCATTCTCTTGGTCTTGAGGCAGCAATCCAAACCCACTTAGTCTCAACTCCTCAACACCTCGAAACTTTTATAAGTCACCTTTTGGACAACACCGGAAGCTTACTCCTTCCTTATGTATACTCTGCAGCCATATCACCTGATGGGCAGACATGGCACAAACTAGACAAAATGCTGGATGCTACACTAACCAATCAAGTGGGCCGAAAGGCGTCCACTGCACAGGGCTCTGCACTTATGAGAGTGGCTGCATCTGTGTATTCAGAGACTCAGCCTTGTCTTAAAATCATGAGAGACGCCTCTTTGTGCTCGGCTTCTGGGAAAGTACTAGTTTGTTTCCACCACGCTCCCATCTTCGGCCTTGTTTGTGGGGTTCTCGGAATGGACAGTACAACTGCTCAGAGAGCTTACATGTATACAACACTGAGAGATGTGATATCTGCAGCAACAAGGCTCAACTTGGTTGGACCATTGGCTGCTGCTGTGTTACAACATCGAATGGCCAAGGTTGCCGAAGCTTTGGTGCTTAAATGGATGAACCGTTCGGTTGAAGACTCATGCCAAATTGCTCCTCTTCTTGATACTGTCCAGGGTTGCCATCCCTACTTGTTTTCTAGACTATTTTGTTCTTGA
- the LOC115721416 gene encoding SUN domain-containing protein 4 isoform X2: MQKSRKALLGRRRALEDTITRSSHLYKVSLSLVVVLWGLPFLLSLWISHGDGHKDKTVKSSIDISTLEEAERLQSGESSSPAGEHPPVESSNSIPFCEAPCVNDDASSNKVNGSNDHEGCKDDVSTQGSISNELVAGQQPVADKSSAGTKSENDISKTDRLSHVVPLGLDEFKSKQYSTKSKPGIDQSGGIKHRVEPGGKEYNYASASKGAKVLAFNKEAKGASNILGRDKDKYLRNPCSAEDKYVDIELSEETLVDTIEIANFEHYSSNLKDFELRGSLVYPSDKWVKLGNFTAGNVKLAQRFVLQEPKWVRYLKVNLLSHYGSEFYCTLSTIEVYGVDAVERMLEDLISAQGTKSMSEGAKGDQKPVSSQPEPLEGHDTNQKTAKETGSQTTTGSSIENLEISKNDVPDPIEEVRHQQVGRMPGDTVLKILMQKVRSLDVNLSVLERYLEELTSKYGNFFKEIDKDIGEKDILLEKIRTEITNLLENHRTLATEVDDLNSWKSIVSLQMDNLARDNAILRYEVEKVREKQISIDDKNIVIFLLCLIFSLLAVVKLFVDMAGSVYKALSADRLNDSRKFCWMSSSWIFLLLSCILTLFILSL; this comes from the exons ATGCAGAAGTCTCGTAAAGCTCTTCTGGGAAGAAGAAGGGCTTTAGAGGACACCATCACCAGAAGCAGTCATTTGTATAAAGTCTCTTTGTCTTTGGTTGTTGTTTTATGGGGCCTTCCATTCCTATTGAGCTTATGGATAAGTCACGGCGATGGACACAAAG ATAAAACTGTGAAATCCTCGATTGACATATCGACATTGGAGGAAGCTGAAAGACTGCAAAGTGGAGAAAGTTCCAGTCCTGCTGGTGAACATCCCCCAGTGGAAAGCTCTAACTCTATCCCTTTCTGTGAGGCTCCATGCGTAAATGATGACGCTTCAAGTAATAAAGTAAATGGATCAAATGATCACGAAGGATGTAAAGATGATGTATCGACTCAGGGAAGTATAAGTAATGAGTTAGTTGCTGGACAGCAACCTGTGGCGGATAAGTCCAGTGCAGGCACGAAATCTGAAAATGATATTTCGAAGACAGATCGCCTATCTCATGTTGTGCCACTTGGTCTTGATGAATTTAAGAGTAAACAATATAGTACCAAAAGTAAACCTGGAATTGATCAGAGTGGAGGTATTAAGCATAGAGTTGAGCCTGGAGGGAAGGAATACAACTATGCATCAGCATCGAAAGGAGCTAAGGTCTTGGCTTTCAACAAGGAAGCCAAAGGTGCCTCAAATATCTTAGGCAGAGACAAAGACAAGTACCTTCGAAATCCATGTTCAGCTGAAGACAAATATGTTGATATAGAGCTTTCGGAAGAGACTTTAGTTGACACAATAGAGATAGCTAATTTTGAACATTACTCATCGAATTTGAAGGACTTTGAACTGCGTGGCAGTTTGGTTTATCCATCAGATAAATGGGTTAAACTAGGAAACTTCACTGCTGGTAATGTTAAGCTAGCACAGAGATTTGTTCTTCAGGAACCGAAATGGGTGAGATATCTAAAGGTGAATCTTCTAAGCCACTATGGCTCTGAGTTCTATTGTACACTGAGTACTATTGAAGTTTATGGTGTAGATGCTGTTGAAAGAATGCTTGAAGACTTGATATCTGCTCAAGGTACTAAGTCCATGTCGGAAGGAGCAAAAGGTGACCAGAAACCTGTTTCATCCCAGCCAGAGCCCCTTGAGGGTCATGATACTAATCAAAAAACTGCCAAAGAAACAGGATCTCAAACTACAACTGGAAGCTCGATCGAGAACCTAGAAATTTCTAAGAATGATGTGCCTGATCCTATTGAAGAAGTGCGTCATCAACAAGTTGGAAGGATGCCCGGGGACACAGTTCTCAAAATTCTTATGCAGAAAGTCCGTTCCCTGGATGTAAATTTATCTGTATTGGAACGATACTTGGAGGAATTAACTTCAAAATATGGCAACTTTTTCAAAGAAATCGACAAAGATATAGGAGAGAAGGACATACTTTTAGAGAAGATCAGAACAGAAATAACCAATCTCCTTGAGAATCACAGGACCTTG GCTACAGAAGTTGATGATCTTAATTCTTGGAAGTCCATTGTCTCCTTACAAATGGATAATTTAGCCAGGGACAATGCCATTCTCAG ATACGAGGTAGAGAAGGTGCGGGAGAAGCAGATATCGATAGATGATAAGAATATTGTGATAtttcttttatgtttaattttttcattgttggcagTTGTTAAGCTTTTCGTAGATATGGCGGGTAGTGTTTATAAGGCGTTGAGCGCTGACAGATTAAACGATTCCAGGAAATTTTGTTGGATGAGTTCTTCCTGGATTTTCTTACTATTGAGTTGCATCCTTACCTTGTTCATTCTCTCATTGTAA